One window of Biomphalaria glabrata chromosome 6, xgBioGlab47.1, whole genome shotgun sequence genomic DNA carries:
- the LOC106074834 gene encoding uncharacterized protein LOC106074834 encodes MAKTLASIFRQRGQSTLLRIDHSDVYFENEKLDQDLNFDIDILQREQFRQKLVRDAEIREIKKSFGLQQRSASSGNLVRTMERKVSSHQLLERQSSSNQLNHSLTSTSVKQMKRPTSVVSDSTSDSVSSSEVNLRPDSKRPVSLLKPKTKSFLDVSDTNSSRNTSESQDSDSERDALDLSARTIPKVPRLIPRSAPVGKKARIEAMMRTLKLDKIPAHWYTTVVPAVDVTVNYNLAKKDKSKDARPHTTTGVRSNGSLSSAVRSSYNRSLTKSARNKEPSPPPVPEVSTAFCLSAHATKSRRQLLEIANQDIEADDSVSFKLQRIIRAHNEEKMNIDKKVKDFIFSLDALKKSRQRAFQEHFD; translated from the exons ATGGCCAAGACACTAGCCAGCATATTTCGTCAACGTGGTCAGTCGACCTTACTGCGAATCGATCATAGCGATGTTTACTTTGAAAACGAGAAACTTGACCAAGACTTAAATTTTGATATTG ATATTCTACAACGAGAACAATTTCGCCAGAAACTTGTTCGCGATGCAGAGATTCGTGAAATAAAGAAATCCTTTGGCCTCCAACAAAGATCTGCAAGTTCTGGAAATCTTGTTAGgacaatggaaagaaaagttAGTTCCCATCAATTACTTGAACGTCAATCTAGCTCAAATCAGTTGAATCACTCATTGACGTCGACGTCtgttaaacaaatgaaaagaccAACATCGGTAGTATCTGACTCTACTAGTGACTCAGTGAGTTCCAGTGAAGTGAATCTCAGGCCAGACTCTAAGAGACCTGTTTCTTTGCTGAAGCCAAAGACAAAAAGTTTTCTTGATGTTTCTGACACCAATAGCAGCCGAAATACCAGCGAATCTCAGGACTCGGATTCGGAGAGGGATGCATTAGACTTATCGGCTAGAACTATCCCAAAAGTTCCCAGGTTGATACCAAGGTCAGCGCCTGTCGGAAAAAAGGCGAGGATCGAAGCCATGATGCGCACATTGAAATTAGACAAAATTCCAGCTCACTGGTACACCACAGTCGTGCCAGCAGTCGACGTCACTGTCAATTATAACCTTGCCAAAAAGGACAAATCAAAAGACGCGAGACCCCATACCACAACTGGGGTGCGTTCAAACGGAAGCCTCTCGTCTGCCGTCAGGTCATCTTACAACAGAAGCCTCACCAAGTCGGCAAGAAACAAGGAACCTAGCCCGCCTCCGGTACCGGAAGTATCCACGGCTTTTTGTCTCTCGGCGCATGCCACAAAATCGAGGCGCCAACTTTTAGAGATTGCAAACCAAGACATTGAAGCAGACGACAGTGTGAGTTTCAAGCTGCAGAGGATTATAAGAGCTCATAATGAGGAGAAGATGAACATAGACAAGAAGGTGAAGGACTTTATCTTTTCTCTCGATGCACTGAAGAAATCAAGGCAAAGAGCTTTTCAGGAGCATTTCGACTga